The Toxorhynchites rutilus septentrionalis strain SRP chromosome 3, ASM2978413v1, whole genome shotgun sequence genome includes a region encoding these proteins:
- the LOC129777605 gene encoding uncharacterized protein LOC129777605 has product MQVGRNLLEADSEQSAKFKSRIVCVVLGCKQRYRPGISFHAFPPKTDKSRYLDWIQRLRLKIEPTKTSRISSLHFTVSNFYSPTTSRATDRLILRPSAVPDLNLPQPPISEARKRLIEGRAERAANRAKVGAAMDQRHDTPNLSDLAIDAECADHPEVCVSTVEKAVQVDTTDLDKLKVKRISAISFGSDDDLVSWTGLKSREMLESIVKAVTLVKQYRQKPKSTVKLEEEIPDSCTIDMLRIYFFK; this is encoded by the exons atgcaagtcggacgaaatttgcttgaagctgactccgaacaatctgcaaaattcaaaagccgtattgtttgtgtcgtcctcggatgtaagcagagatatcgccccggaatttcttttcatgcCTTCCCTCCGAAAACGGACAAATCGCGGTATCTAGACTGGATCCAACGACTTCGGCTAAAGATAGAACCTACAAAAACCTCCCGTATTAGTAGCCTCCATTTCACCGTGTCGAACTTCTACTCTCCAA cAACAAGCCGTGCCACTGATCGCTTAATTCTTAGGCCATCAGCAGTTCCCGACTTGAATTTGCCACAACCTCCCATCAGCGAAGCCAGGAAAAGACTTATTGAGGGCCGTGCTGAACGTGCTGCAAACCGTGCCAAAGTTGGGGCAGCGATGGACCAGAGACATGATACACCAAACCTTTCAGATCTTGCCATAGATGCTGAATGTGCAGATCATCCCGAAGTCTGTGTTTCTACAGTAGAGAAAGCAGTTCAGGTAGACACTACGGATTTGGATAAACTTAAAGTCAAGCGTATCTCAGCGATCTCCTTTGGAAGCGATGACGATCTTGTATCATGGACTGGACTTAAATCAAGAGAAATGCTCGAATCTATTGTCAAAGCAGTGACTCTCGTGAAGCAGTATCGTCAAAAGCCTAAATCTACAGTGAAGCTAGAAGAGGAAATACCGGATTCCTGCACAATAGACATgttaagaatatatttttttaaataa